In Pseudomonadota bacterium, the DNA window TTGTTGGCGCCGGATTTCAGCTTTGCCGCCTTCTTGAGGAAGTAGGACGCCGGGGGCGTCTTGATGTCCATCGTGAAGGACTTGTCCTGGTAATAGGTGATCACGGTCGGACAGGGCGCGCCCGGGTCCATCTCCTGCGTCTTGGCGTTGAACGCCTTGCAGAATTCCATGATGTTGATCCCGCGCTGACCGAGCGCTGGGCCCACCGGCGGGGAGGGGTTGGCTTGTCCTGCAGGAACCTGCAGCTTCATCGTGCCAGCGACTTTTTTCGCCATGGCGCGTCTCCTTTTCTCAACGCCCGCCCGTCGCGACGGTGGGGCTTTTTGTCGATGTGGTCCGGCGTTGCGCACGCGTGCGCGCGGCCTCCCACGAGGCGTTCTTGCGAACAGCGCGCTCTTAGTGGAAGGGCGCCGCGCATG includes these proteins:
- the rplK gene encoding 50S ribosomal protein L11 is translated as MAKKVAGTMKLQVPAGQANPSPPVGPALGQRGINIMEFCKAFNAKTQEMDPGAPCPTVITYYQDKSFTMDIKTPPASYFLKKAAKLKSGANNPSRETVGSVSVAQVREIAEAKMKDLSANDVEAAMKIILGSAKSMGIEVK